In one Agrobacterium tumefaciens genomic region, the following are encoded:
- a CDS encoding GcrA cell cycle regulator, translated as MNWTDERVEKLKKLWSEGLSASQIAAQLGGVSRNAVIGKVHRLNLPGRVKAGGPVTSARSAPKRTAAPAPRATTFAARVNAAPARVLTRSNAATALHEEIDIETAQVLDYVPSKNVVTPISRRLTLTELTERTCKWPVGDPLKDDFHFCGCEALESSPYCKFHAKLAYQPVSERRKA; from the coding sequence ATGAACTGGACAGACGAGCGAGTCGAGAAACTCAAGAAATTGTGGTCCGAAGGGCTTAGCGCCAGCCAGATTGCGGCGCAGCTGGGCGGCGTCAGCCGTAACGCCGTGATCGGCAAGGTCCATCGTCTCAACCTGCCAGGACGCGTCAAGGCTGGCGGCCCGGTTACTTCGGCGCGTTCCGCGCCCAAGCGCACAGCCGCACCTGCACCGCGCGCGACGACTTTCGCGGCACGCGTCAACGCGGCACCGGCACGGGTTCTCACCCGTTCGAACGCGGCGACCGCACTGCACGAGGAGATCGACATCGAGACGGCACAGGTTCTCGATTACGTTCCTTCCAAAAACGTTGTTACGCCGATTTCCCGTCGCCTGACCTTGACGGAACTGACCGAGCGCACCTGCAAGTGGCCGGTTGGCGATCCGCTGAAGGACGACTTCCATTTCTGCGGTTGTGAAGCGCTGGAATCCTCGCCCTATTGCAAGTTCCATGCGAAGCTCGCCTATCAGCCGGTAAGCGAGCGCCGCAAGGCTTGA
- a CDS encoding aspartate aminotransferase family protein — translation MAEAAAPLFDTFARAPLRFERGEGVWLFTESGERYLDFAAGVAVNSLGHAHPHLVDAIKTQAEKVWHVSNLYEVPGQEKLARRLTEATFADKVFFTNSGAEALECAIKTARRYHYSKGHPEKFRIITFEGAFHGRTLATIAAGGQQKYLEGFGPKVEGFDQVPFGDVDALKAAITAETAALLIEPIQGEGGIRAPSKEFLQLLRSLCDEHGLLLIFDEVQTGVGRTGKLFAYEQTGVAPDIMAVAKGIGGGFPLGACLATADAASGMTAGVHGTTYGGNPLAMAVGNAVLDVVLAEGFLEKVRDVALVFRQGLASLKDRYPDVIEEIRGEGLLLGIKAKVPSGDLLQAMRAEHLLGVPAGDNVIRLLPPLVTTAEEAREGLARVEAAASSLTAKQAKIA, via the coding sequence ATGGCCGAAGCCGCCGCGCCATTGTTCGATACGTTTGCAAGAGCCCCCCTGCGCTTCGAGCGAGGCGAGGGCGTCTGGCTGTTCACGGAAAGCGGCGAACGATATCTCGATTTTGCGGCCGGCGTCGCGGTCAACTCGCTGGGCCACGCCCATCCGCATCTCGTCGATGCGATCAAGACGCAGGCCGAGAAGGTCTGGCACGTCTCGAACCTCTATGAAGTGCCGGGACAGGAAAAGCTTGCCAGGCGCCTGACGGAAGCAACTTTTGCAGACAAGGTGTTCTTCACCAATTCCGGTGCGGAAGCACTGGAATGCGCAATCAAGACGGCACGTCGTTATCACTATTCCAAGGGCCATCCGGAAAAGTTCCGCATCATCACATTCGAAGGCGCCTTCCATGGCCGCACGCTTGCGACGATCGCCGCCGGCGGCCAGCAGAAATACCTTGAGGGTTTCGGCCCCAAGGTCGAAGGGTTCGACCAGGTGCCTTTCGGCGATGTCGATGCCCTGAAGGCAGCCATCACGGCCGAGACGGCGGCGCTTCTGATCGAGCCGATCCAGGGCGAGGGCGGTATCCGCGCGCCCAGCAAGGAATTCCTGCAACTCCTTCGCAGCCTGTGCGACGAGCACGGCCTGCTTCTGATTTTCGATGAGGTCCAGACAGGTGTTGGCCGCACGGGCAAACTGTTCGCCTATGAACAGACCGGTGTTGCGCCCGATATCATGGCGGTCGCAAAGGGCATTGGCGGCGGTTTCCCGCTCGGCGCATGCCTTGCAACGGCGGATGCCGCTTCCGGCATGACGGCGGGCGTACACGGCACCACCTATGGCGGCAATCCGCTGGCCATGGCGGTGGGCAATGCCGTGCTCGATGTTGTTCTCGCCGAAGGTTTTCTTGAAAAGGTCCGTGATGTGGCGCTGGTTTTCCGGCAGGGGCTCGCGTCGCTGAAGGACCGGTATCCTGACGTGATTGAGGAAATTCGCGGCGAAGGCCTGCTTCTGGGTATCAAGGCCAAGGTGCCTTCGGGTGATCTGCTGCAGGCCATGCGCGCTGAGCATCTGCTTGGGGTGCCGGCGGGTGACAATGTCATCCGCCTTCTGCCGCCGCTCGTCACCACGGCCGAAGAAGCCCGCGAGGGCTTGGCGCGCGTTGAGGCGGCTGCTTCCTCCCTGACCGCGAAACAGGCGAAAATCGCCTGA
- a CDS encoding integrase arm-type DNA-binding domain-containing protein translates to MALTDIQVKNAKADSKPRKLSDEKGLYLYISVAGGKSWRFDYDFFGKRKTLTIGVYPTVGLADARRLRDEAKKKLAEGLDPSLAKKRDQLAAKAAAGNTFGIIADEFIEKLKRDKRAEPTITKNKWMLKDLAEKLGPYPVTQISARDVLAVLTSIEKSGRVESALATRAAIGRVFRYAIATARAENDPTSALRGALQRHVPVNHAALTTKVEMGGLMRAIYGYEGWPSLVAALKIQALCFARPGETRSMQWTELDFDAAVWTIPAEKTKMRREHHVPLSTQAVEVLTEMKELFGNKPYVFPSMMSGKEILSENSMNSALRRMGVTEAQHTAHGFRSSASSILNESGEFSADAIEAQLAHLDTQSVRRIYNRAKYWEERTLMMQWWADLLDRERAYPPLGNGHSNSL, encoded by the coding sequence ATGGCACTGACAGACATTCAGGTTAAGAACGCCAAAGCCGACAGCAAACCGCGCAAGCTGTCCGATGAAAAGGGGCTTTACCTCTACATATCGGTTGCGGGTGGCAAGTCCTGGCGCTTCGATTACGATTTTTTCGGCAAGCGAAAAACACTGACGATTGGGGTATATCCAACCGTAGGCTTGGCGGATGCTCGAAGATTGCGTGATGAAGCCAAGAAAAAACTCGCTGAGGGTTTGGACCCGTCGTTGGCCAAGAAACGCGATCAGCTTGCTGCCAAGGCCGCTGCCGGAAACACCTTCGGCATAATTGCAGATGAGTTCATTGAAAAGCTGAAACGCGACAAGCGCGCAGAGCCCACAATCACTAAAAACAAATGGATGTTGAAGGACCTCGCCGAAAAGCTTGGGCCTTATCCGGTTACTCAGATTTCGGCGCGTGACGTTCTTGCTGTGCTGACCAGCATTGAGAAGAGCGGCCGTGTGGAGAGCGCACTGGCTACTCGCGCTGCCATCGGTCGAGTGTTTCGCTACGCCATCGCAACAGCGAGGGCCGAGAATGATCCGACGTCGGCATTACGCGGGGCTCTCCAACGCCATGTGCCGGTCAATCATGCCGCCTTGACGACGAAGGTTGAGATGGGCGGCCTGATGCGGGCTATTTACGGGTATGAAGGGTGGCCTTCTTTGGTTGCGGCCTTGAAAATCCAAGCGTTATGTTTTGCTCGTCCCGGTGAGACACGTTCAATGCAGTGGACGGAGTTGGATTTTGATGCCGCCGTTTGGACCATTCCTGCCGAAAAAACGAAAATGCGCAGGGAGCATCATGTGCCCCTCTCGACACAAGCGGTAGAGGTTCTCACGGAGATGAAGGAGCTGTTTGGCAATAAGCCCTATGTCTTTCCTTCAATGATGTCTGGCAAAGAGATTCTTTCCGAGAATTCCATGAATTCGGCCTTGCGGCGGATGGGGGTCACAGAGGCGCAGCATACCGCCCACGGATTTCGTTCTTCCGCCAGCAGCATTTTGAACGAGTCTGGTGAATTCAGTGCCGACGCGATCGAGGCCCAGCTTGCACATCTCGACACGCAGTCGGTGAGGCGCATCTACAATCGAGCCAAATACTGGGAGGAAAGAACGCTTATGATGCAATGGTGGGCAGACCTACTAGATCGTGAACGAGCCTACCCACCGCTAGGTAACGGTCATAGTAATTCGTTATAA
- a CDS encoding DNA cytosine methyltransferase, translated as MDLFAGCGGTALGVEEACRAVGLATSVPFAIDNSAAACAVFRDNFPSANLHQGDVGDFFEADLDAPLNSVEIELAKKAGKVDLVIGGPPCQGHSDLNNYSRRADPKNALYSTLARAAKVFRPRHVIIENVQGTPHDRAGIFQTTVNNLIGQGYHVEFGLVDLSRLGVPQTRRRHIVVASLEFAPPSIPKIVQENEVTERRDVRWAIGDLLKTASTKLVDQPSKPSKDNVRRIEYLFNNGLYDLPNSERPPCHRDRKQTYNSVYGRLKWDLPSQTITSGFYSMCMGRYVHPEKYRTLTAHEAARLQCFPDFFSFEAAGSRTAIATLIGNAVPMKLSYAIVRSLLNIQKIEREPVQKVDKL; from the coding sequence GTGGACCTCTTCGCCGGCTGTGGCGGAACAGCTCTTGGCGTCGAAGAGGCGTGCCGGGCGGTGGGTTTAGCGACCTCCGTTCCCTTCGCTATTGATAACAGTGCTGCGGCCTGTGCTGTATTTAGAGACAATTTCCCTTCCGCAAACTTGCATCAAGGGGATGTCGGGGACTTTTTCGAGGCAGATCTAGATGCTCCGTTAAACTCGGTGGAAATTGAGCTCGCAAAGAAGGCTGGGAAAGTTGACTTAGTTATTGGAGGACCACCCTGTCAGGGTCATTCCGATCTAAATAACTACTCGCGCCGAGCGGACCCAAAAAATGCCTTATACAGTACCCTTGCTCGCGCTGCGAAAGTGTTCAGGCCTCGGCATGTTATCATAGAGAACGTACAAGGCACGCCGCACGACAGAGCCGGTATATTTCAAACTACCGTTAACAATCTAATAGGACAGGGATACCATGTCGAATTCGGACTAGTCGATTTATCTCGGCTTGGTGTTCCACAGACTCGTCGTCGTCACATTGTGGTGGCGTCTCTAGAGTTCGCGCCGCCGTCGATCCCGAAAATAGTCCAAGAAAATGAGGTAACCGAGCGTCGCGATGTTCGCTGGGCGATTGGTGATTTGCTAAAAACCGCCAGCACGAAGCTTGTTGACCAACCCTCGAAGCCCTCGAAAGACAATGTTCGGCGTATTGAATACCTTTTCAATAATGGGCTTTATGATCTCCCAAATTCGGAACGCCCACCTTGCCATAGAGATAGAAAGCAGACCTACAACAGCGTGTATGGGCGCCTCAAATGGGATTTGCCGTCTCAAACAATTACGAGTGGGTTTTATAGTATGTGTATGGGCCGTTATGTGCATCCTGAAAAATATAGGACACTGACTGCGCATGAAGCAGCAAGGCTCCAATGTTTTCCTGATTTCTTCTCGTTCGAGGCGGCCGGTAGCAGAACAGCTATAGCGACATTGATTGGAAATGCAGTTCCCATGAAGCTTTCATACGCAATTGTGCGATCGCTCCTTAATATTCAGAAGATAGAGAGAGAGCCAGTTCAGAAGGTTGATAAACTATGA
- the dcm gene encoding DNA (cytosine-5-)-methyltransferase — MKVAGLFAGIGGFEVGLSKSGHEAAFFCELDPAAASILRRRFPGVEIQSDIRTLGSLPSNIDLVTAGFPCQNLSSSGLKAGITGTQSSLVSEVFRLLESRPVEWVLIENVHFMLHLNKGAGMRAVVEGLEQLGYSWAYRLLDTESFGLPQRRRRVFILASLNHDPRNVLLSEDAPAAPIRELSIQQPVGFYWTEGTYATGLAANSVPPLKGGSTIGIPSPPAIMMPDGLVGTPDIRDAERLQGFAEDWTNDPAVGRSSFRWRLIGNAVSVNVSAWLGSKLASPDRYDHQNDDPISSDEWPNAAWNVGGGKYKSRASSRPLLGVEAGLGDFLRHPLKPLSAKATSGFLKRARKGNLKFPEGFLIRLDRHLKHCA; from the coding sequence ATGAAAGTCGCTGGCTTATTTGCGGGTATCGGCGGGTTCGAGGTGGGTCTGAGCAAATCAGGACACGAAGCAGCCTTTTTCTGTGAGCTTGATCCGGCGGCAGCGTCAATTTTACGGCGGCGTTTTCCCGGCGTAGAAATTCAGTCCGATATACGAACACTGGGCTCGTTGCCTAGTAACATCGATCTAGTTACAGCGGGATTCCCTTGTCAGAACTTAAGTTCCTCGGGTCTCAAAGCTGGAATAACGGGTACCCAGTCGTCACTTGTGAGTGAGGTGTTCCGTTTGCTCGAGTCGCGGCCAGTAGAATGGGTCTTGATCGAGAATGTTCACTTTATGCTTCATCTCAACAAAGGCGCAGGAATGCGGGCAGTCGTCGAAGGTCTAGAGCAATTGGGATATTCTTGGGCATATAGACTGCTCGACACAGAGTCGTTTGGCCTACCTCAACGTCGGCGCAGGGTGTTTATCTTGGCCAGCTTGAACCATGATCCTAGAAACGTCTTGCTTTCTGAGGACGCGCCGGCGGCTCCAATTCGTGAGCTAAGCATTCAACAGCCGGTTGGTTTTTACTGGACCGAAGGCACATACGCGACCGGGTTAGCCGCGAACTCGGTGCCGCCGTTGAAAGGTGGCTCTACAATTGGAATACCGTCTCCCCCGGCGATCATGATGCCTGATGGACTTGTGGGTACGCCTGATATTCGTGATGCCGAACGTCTACAAGGATTTGCCGAGGATTGGACGAACGATCCAGCGGTAGGGCGTTCCTCGTTTCGTTGGCGACTTATCGGCAATGCAGTATCTGTAAACGTCTCAGCTTGGCTTGGTTCGAAGCTTGCTTCGCCAGATAGATACGATCACCAAAACGATGACCCAATTTCGTCCGATGAATGGCCGAATGCTGCGTGGAACGTCGGTGGAGGCAAGTATAAGTCGCGCGCATCGTCAAGACCGTTACTCGGTGTCGAAGCCGGACTAGGTGATTTTTTACGTCACCCACTAAAGCCTCTATCCGCGAAAGCAACAAGTGGTTTCTTGAAGCGTGCTAGAAAAGGCAATCTGAAGTTTCCAGAAGGGTTCCTCATTCGTTTGGACCGGCATTTAAAACATTGCGCTTGA
- a CDS encoding 2'-deoxycytidine 5'-triphosphate deaminase, which translates to MIRTTGILADGAIRALFAGGKLKSEADLDADQVQPASLDLRLGSKAYRVRASFMPGPGTRVIDKLNRFSLHEVDLTQGAVLETGCVYIVPLMESLELPAEMSASANPKSSTGRLDIFTRVMTDNAQEFDKIPAGYSGPLYLEISPRTFPVVVRRGSRLSQIRFRVGHSLLNESELLKLHETEMLVASDTPNVTGGGIALSIDLKGFGENGLIGYRGKHHTAVVDVDKKAQHDVLDFWEPLHARGRAELILDPDEFYILVSREAVHVPPLYAAEMTPFDPLVGEFRVHYAGFFDPGFGHAQAGGTGSRAVLEVRSHEVPFILEHGQIVGRLVYEHMLHKPEGLYGTGLGSNYQAQGLKLSKHFRAEQ; encoded by the coding sequence ATGATCAGAACCACGGGCATTTTGGCGGACGGCGCAATCAGGGCGCTGTTTGCGGGCGGCAAGCTGAAAAGCGAGGCCGATCTGGATGCTGACCAGGTGCAGCCCGCCAGCCTTGATCTCAGGCTCGGCTCGAAGGCCTATCGCGTTCGCGCCAGTTTCATGCCCGGCCCCGGAACCCGCGTCATCGACAAGCTCAACCGCTTCAGCCTGCACGAGGTCGATCTCACCCAGGGTGCCGTGCTGGAAACCGGCTGTGTCTACATCGTTCCCCTGATGGAGAGCCTGGAACTGCCGGCGGAGATGTCGGCCTCGGCCAATCCCAAAAGCTCGACGGGGCGTCTTGATATCTTCACCCGCGTCATGACCGACAATGCGCAGGAATTCGACAAGATACCGGCGGGATATTCAGGTCCGCTCTATCTGGAAATCAGCCCGCGCACTTTCCCCGTCGTGGTGCGCCGCGGATCGCGCCTGTCGCAGATCCGCTTCCGCGTCGGTCACTCGCTGCTAAACGAAAGCGAACTGCTGAAACTGCACGAGACGGAAATGCTGGTCGCCAGCGACACCCCGAACGTGACCGGCGGCGGCATTGCGCTTTCCATCGACCTGAAGGGTTTCGGCGAGAACGGGCTGATCGGATATCGCGGCAAGCATCACACGGCGGTGGTGGATGTCGACAAGAAGGCCCAGCACGACGTTCTCGATTTCTGGGAACCGCTTCATGCGCGCGGCCGCGCGGAACTGATCCTCGATCCGGATGAATTCTATATTCTCGTTTCACGCGAAGCCGTACACGTGCCGCCGCTTTACGCGGCCGAAATGACACCGTTCGATCCTCTGGTGGGCGAGTTCCGTGTCCACTATGCCGGCTTCTTCGACCCCGGCTTCGGCCATGCCCAGGCCGGCGGCACAGGCAGCCGCGCCGTGCTCGAAGTGCGCAGCCACGAAGTACCCTTCATCCTCGAACACGGCCAGATCGTCGGCCGTCTGGTTTACGAGCACATGCTGCACAAGCCGGAAGGCCTCTATGGCACTGGCCTAGGCTCAAATTACCAGGCGCAGGGCCTGAAACTTTCCAAGCATTTCCGCGCGGAACAATGA
- a CDS encoding Hsp33 family molecular chaperone: MADVTVELDDLDFAGDDKVVPFQVEGLDVRGRAVQVGPLLNAILERHDYPAVVARLLAEATVLTALIGTSLKFSGKLTVQTKGDGPVDLLVADFTAPESMRAYARFDEERLAEAIAAGATSPEQLLGTGILAFTIDQGAGMQPYQGIVPLDGSSLEEIAGVYFRQSEQLPTRVRLGVAEFFDRDGEGKPRHGWRAGGVIAQFLPQAPERLRLRDLHGGDGDEGGSEVAEDDAWTEAVTLLNTVDTDELTDPQVPVERLLYRLFHENGVRIYDPQVIFDRCSCSREKIKGVLSGFTAEEIEASEEDGAIAVTCEFCSTTYRYDVSEFENA, from the coding sequence ATGGCAGATGTAACGGTTGAACTGGACGATCTCGATTTTGCTGGCGACGACAAGGTCGTACCCTTTCAGGTCGAAGGTCTGGATGTGCGCGGCCGCGCCGTGCAGGTCGGCCCGCTGTTGAATGCCATTCTCGAAAGACATGATTATCCCGCCGTGGTCGCCCGCCTTCTCGCGGAAGCGACGGTACTGACGGCGCTGATCGGCACCTCCCTGAAATTCTCCGGCAAGCTGACCGTTCAGACCAAGGGCGATGGCCCGGTCGATCTTCTCGTGGCGGATTTCACCGCGCCCGAAAGCATGCGCGCTTATGCCCGCTTCGATGAGGAGCGGCTGGCGGAGGCGATTGCGGCGGGAGCGACATCTCCCGAACAATTGCTCGGCACCGGTATTCTGGCCTTCACCATCGATCAAGGCGCGGGAATGCAGCCTTATCAGGGTATCGTGCCGCTGGACGGCTCGTCGCTGGAGGAAATTGCCGGTGTTTATTTCCGTCAGTCCGAACAGCTTCCTACCCGTGTGCGTCTCGGTGTCGCGGAGTTCTTCGACCGTGACGGCGAAGGCAAGCCGCGCCATGGCTGGCGTGCAGGCGGCGTGATTGCCCAATTCCTGCCCCAGGCGCCCGAGCGCCTGCGTCTTCGCGATCTCCATGGAGGTGACGGTGACGAGGGTGGTTCCGAAGTGGCGGAAGACGATGCCTGGACCGAGGCGGTAACGCTGCTGAACACGGTGGATACCGATGAGCTGACCGACCCGCAGGTGCCGGTGGAGCGCCTGCTTTACAGGCTTTTCCATGAGAATGGCGTGCGCATCTATGATCCGCAGGTCATTTTCGACCGCTGCAGCTGCTCGCGCGAAAAGATCAAGGGCGTTCTCTCCGGCTTCACTGCCGAGGAGATCGAGGCGAGTGAGGAAGACGGCGCGATTGCCGTGACCTGCGAATTCTGCTCCACGACCTATCGCTACGATGTCAGCGAGTTTGAAAACGCCTGA
- the vsr gene encoding DNA mismatch endonuclease Vsr, giving the protein MDAAEVQKRSSIMARVKSKNTVPELVVRRLVYSMGIRYRLHCKGMPGTPDMVIRRRKIVIFVHGCFWHRHTNCKKTSTPKSRVDFWEEKFRANVARDAAAQEALKSLGWKSLVIWECETRDIATLRSRLYNELL; this is encoded by the coding sequence ATGGACGCGGCGGAAGTTCAAAAGCGCTCATCAATAATGGCGCGGGTCAAAAGCAAAAACACCGTTCCTGAATTAGTGGTCCGACGGCTTGTGTACTCCATGGGTATCAGGTATCGGCTTCACTGTAAGGGCATGCCGGGAACGCCAGATATGGTAATCCGGCGCAGAAAGATCGTGATCTTTGTGCACGGATGCTTTTGGCACCGCCATACGAACTGCAAGAAAACGTCGACACCGAAAAGCCGCGTCGATTTTTGGGAAGAGAAGTTTCGGGCGAACGTGGCTCGCGATGCGGCCGCTCAGGAAGCGCTTAAATCGCTTGGTTGGAAATCGCTAGTAATTTGGGAGTGCGAAACGCGCGATATCGCGACGCTTCGTTCGAGACTTTATAACGAATTACTATGA
- the argF gene encoding ornithine carbamoyltransferase: protein MASPKHFLDLSAVGSEDLRTILDDARTRKIATKTGTAEKPLAGKMLAMIFEKPSTRTRVSFDVGMRQLGGETLFLSGTEMQLGRAETIGDTAKVLSRYVDAIMIRTTDHSRLLELAEHATVPVINGLTDDTHPCQIMADILTFEEHRGPVKGKTIAWTGDGNNVLHSFVEGSARFGYRMAMAVPMGSEPHDKFLNWARNNGGEIALYHDADKAVAGADCVVTDTWVSMNQEHKARGHNIFQPYQVNEALMAKANKDALFMHCLPAHRGEEVTDGVIDGPQSVVFDEAENRLHAQKSIIAWCMGVI, encoded by the coding sequence ATGGCTTCACCAAAACATTTTCTCGACCTCTCGGCCGTAGGGTCGGAGGACTTGCGGACAATTCTTGATGATGCGCGCACGCGCAAGATTGCCACCAAAACCGGCACGGCGGAAAAGCCGCTTGCCGGCAAGATGCTGGCGATGATCTTTGAAAAGCCGTCCACCCGTACCCGCGTCTCCTTCGATGTCGGCATGCGCCAGCTTGGCGGCGAGACCCTTTTCCTGTCGGGCACGGAAATGCAGCTCGGCCGCGCCGAAACGATTGGCGATACGGCCAAGGTTCTGTCGCGTTATGTTGACGCCATCATGATCCGCACGACGGATCATTCGCGCCTGCTCGAACTTGCCGAACACGCCACCGTGCCGGTCATCAATGGTCTGACGGACGATACCCATCCCTGCCAGATCATGGCGGATATATTGACGTTCGAGGAACATCGCGGCCCGGTCAAGGGCAAGACAATTGCCTGGACGGGCGATGGCAACAATGTGCTGCATTCCTTCGTGGAAGGCTCCGCCCGTTTTGGCTACCGCATGGCAATGGCGGTGCCGATGGGTTCAGAACCGCACGACAAGTTCCTGAACTGGGCGCGCAACAATGGCGGCGAGATCGCGCTGTATCACGATGCCGACAAGGCGGTGGCGGGAGCGGATTGCGTCGTCACCGATACCTGGGTGTCCATGAACCAGGAGCACAAGGCGCGCGGCCACAATATTTTCCAGCCCTATCAGGTCAATGAAGCCCTGATGGCGAAAGCCAATAAAGACGCGCTATTCATGCATTGCCTGCCGGCACATCGCGGTGAGGAAGTGACGGATGGCGTGATCGATGGCCCGCAATCGGTGGTCTTCGATGAGGCGGAAAACCGGCTGCACGCACAGAAGTCCATCATCGCGTGGTGCATGGGCGTCATCTGA
- the apaG gene encoding Co2+/Mg2+ efflux protein ApaG, with translation MYRALTRDIEVTVDPYYLEEQSDPDDDRYVWGYKVVISNNSDIPVTLVNRYWHITDQNGQVDEVYGPGVVGEQPQLNPGDSYEYSSGCPLDTPSGLMFGHYEMETDKGEVFNVTIPAFSLDSPGLLRVLN, from the coding sequence ATGTATCGTGCTCTGACAAGGGATATCGAGGTTACGGTTGATCCGTATTATCTCGAGGAACAATCCGACCCGGATGACGACCGTTACGTCTGGGGCTATAAAGTCGTGATCTCGAACAATTCCGATATTCCGGTAACGCTCGTCAACCGCTACTGGCACATCACCGACCAGAATGGACAGGTGGACGAGGTTTACGGCCCCGGCGTCGTCGGCGAGCAGCCACAGCTGAACCCCGGTGACAGCTACGAATACTCATCCGGCTGCCCGCTGGATACGCCGTCCGGCCTGATGTTCGGCCATTATGAAATGGAAACGGACAAAGGCGAGGTGTTCAATGTCACCATACCCGCATTTTCGCTGGATTCACCTGGCCTGTTGCGGGTTCTGAACTGA
- a CDS encoding O-succinylhomoserine sulfhydrylase, translating to MSNKWRPATQLVHGGTLRSPYGETSEAIYLTQGFVYENSEAAEARFKGETDGFIYARYASPTNDMFEKRMCLLEGAEDARALASGMAAVTAAIMCQLRAGDHIVAARALFGSCRWVVETLAPKYGIECTLIDGRDLGNWEKAIQPNTKLFFLESPTNPTLEVVDIAGVAKLANQIGAKVVVDNVFATPLFQKPLELGAHIVVYSATKHIDGQGRCLGGVILSDKKWIEEELQDYFRHTGPAMSPFNAWTLLKGIETLPLRVKQQTANAGKIADFLADSGKVAKVIYPGRADHPQADIIARQMSGGSTLVAFELKGGKEAAFALQNALEIVKISNNLGDAKSLITHPGTTTHKNLTDEARAELGISGGTLRLSCGIEDTDDLLEDLAKGLAAVSA from the coding sequence ATGAGCAATAAATGGCGCCCGGCAACCCAGCTCGTTCACGGCGGTACGCTACGCTCACCCTATGGTGAAACGTCGGAAGCGATCTATCTGACCCAGGGCTTCGTTTACGAAAACTCCGAAGCCGCCGAAGCGCGCTTCAAGGGTGAAACGGATGGATTCATCTACGCCCGCTATGCAAGCCCGACCAATGACATGTTCGAAAAGCGCATGTGCCTGCTGGAAGGTGCGGAAGACGCCCGGGCGCTGGCCTCCGGCATGGCCGCCGTCACTGCCGCCATCATGTGCCAGCTGCGCGCCGGCGACCATATCGTTGCCGCCCGTGCCCTCTTCGGCTCCTGCCGCTGGGTGGTCGAGACGCTCGCGCCCAAATACGGCATCGAATGCACGCTGATCGACGGACGCGATCTTGGTAACTGGGAAAAGGCGATCCAGCCGAACACCAAGCTGTTTTTCCTCGAAAGCCCAACCAACCCGACGCTCGAAGTGGTGGACATCGCCGGCGTGGCGAAGCTTGCCAACCAGATTGGTGCGAAGGTCGTGGTCGATAACGTCTTCGCAACGCCGCTCTTCCAGAAGCCGCTGGAACTCGGCGCCCATATCGTCGTCTATTCCGCGACGAAGCATATTGACGGCCAGGGCCGTTGCCTTGGCGGCGTGATCCTTTCCGACAAGAAGTGGATCGAGGAAGAGTTGCAGGACTATTTCCGTCACACCGGCCCGGCCATGTCGCCGTTCAACGCCTGGACGCTTCTGAAGGGCATTGAAACCCTGCCGCTGCGCGTTAAGCAGCAGACGGCCAATGCCGGCAAAATCGCTGATTTTCTCGCCGATAGCGGCAAGGTCGCCAAGGTCATCTATCCCGGCCGCGCCGATCATCCGCAGGCCGACATCATCGCCCGGCAGATGTCCGGCGGTTCGACGCTGGTGGCTTTCGAGCTGAAGGGCGGTAAGGAAGCGGCATTCGCGCTGCAGAACGCACTGGAAATCGTGAAGATTTCCAACAATCTGGGCGATGCCAAGAGCCTCATCACCCACCCCGGCACCACGACGCACAAGAACCTGACCGATGAGGCGCGCGCCGAACTCGGCATTTCCGGCGGCACCTTGCGTCTTTCCTGCGGCATTGAGGATACGGACGATCTACTGGAGGATCTGGCAAAGGGACTGGCGGCTGTTTCCGCCTGA